From the Flavobacterium gyeonganense genome, the window ATGAAAACTAAAAATATATTTAAGTATTTTATGCTTCTAGTCCTGACTTTGCAACTAAATAGTTGTGTCAGTACAGAGGCTGAACAAAAATTTGAGGAAACACCAACTGAACGTTTAAATAAACAAAGAAGCGAACTAAGTAATTTATTACTTTCCTCTGAAAATGGATGGAAAGCTGTATATTATACTGACGATAGCCAATTAGGTGGATTTACACACTTATTTAAATTTTTACCAAATGGAAAAGTAGACATGGCTTCTGATTTTGATTCTGATACAGAAATTTATAATAGCCAGTATGAAATTCAGTTAGGTAGTACAGTAAGTCTGGTTTTTACGACAAAAAACAAAATTCATTTATTATCAGATTCGAATAATTCGCCTCTTGCTGCAGGTAAAGGCTTCTTAGGTGATTTTCAGTTTTTATATTATGGACAAGAAAATGGTGACATTGTTTTTAGAACAAATAGGACTGTTAAAGAAGTTCGTTTTGTAAAAGCAACTGCTCAGGATTGGACTGATTTAAAGAAAAATACTGTCATAAATGCTAATATGACAGGAGATATTAATAGTCCGTTGTTTAGAATACTTGAAACTACTAATGGAGGTTCAGTAAAAAAATACGAGTTTAGTTTTAATTCTGTAACGAGATTTGGATCAGCTATTCCATTAGAAGCAGAAAATTCAGAAACACTTAAAGCAGCTATTGCTTACACTCCTACAGGAATAACTGTAAAACCCGCTGTAGTTGTAGGAAATCAGAGTTTAACAGATTTTACTTATAATGCAATTGATAAGACTTTTGTAGCTACAGGAACAAACGGAGTCTCTGCATCTATTAAATTTACAAATGCACCACCAAGGTTAACAGATGATTATAAAATATTCTTAGAGGGTGGTCCTCAAATTACAATAGGCTATATAGCTGCCAACTTAGCTACAGCCGCTACAAACTCGCCATATGCTAAATCAATTTTAGATAAGGTGAATGCTACTCTGGCTGCTAATCAAAAACTTGCGAGAGTTCAGATAGCATTTAACGATCCGTTAAATGGTAATTATATTGCTTATACATTTAATGGGGGAAAAGCACCTATCTATCATTTCTTTACCACGACTGAAGACCCTGTAAATAAAACCATTATTTTAACTGATGATGGTTGGATTGGAACTCCGGCAGCAAGGGCATTTTTGAAAATTTTAGATGATGAAATAACAA encodes:
- a CDS encoding DUF4302 domain-containing protein, with amino-acid sequence MKTKNIFKYFMLLVLTLQLNSCVSTEAEQKFEETPTERLNKQRSELSNLLLSSENGWKAVYYTDDSQLGGFTHLFKFLPNGKVDMASDFDSDTEIYNSQYEIQLGSTVSLVFTTKNKIHLLSDSNNSPLAAGKGFLGDFQFLYYGQENGDIVFRTNRTVKEVRFVKATAQDWTDLKKNTVINANMTGDINSPLFRILETTNGGSVKKYEFSFNSVTRFGSAIPLEAENSETLKAAIAYTPTGITVKPAVVVGNQSLTDFTYNAIDKTFVATGTNGVSASIKFTNAPPRLTDDYKIFLEGGPQITIGYIAANLATAATNSPYAKSILDKVNATLAANQKLARVQIAFNDPLNGNYIAYTFNGGKAPIYHFFTTTEDPVNKTIILTDDGWIGTPAARAFLKILDDEITNPKGLYLKKESFTIFYTNVIYTYASASTPFRLTNYRF